A section of the Elizabethkingia anophelis R26 genome encodes:
- a CDS encoding lipopolysaccharide biosynthesis protein: MYKKLLGQTAIYGFGTIIIRLFPFIISPFLTRAFGPQALAPFVDFYSVAGIIVVLLSHGMETTFFRFAEKEDDTQKLITTSTFSVAGASLLFMLLCYIFRYPIADAFKTPDQVNYLTMMLFILGIDGLSTMPFVILRKTGRPKKFAVIKILNGVINFVLLILFIVILPKLGDKGLFGFTYNKEFGIGYVFVANLIASIATFLMLFRELKEVKFSKFSFPLWKKMMAYSWPITIAGLAGVVNETLDRQFLKYLLPEGESTQQMSIYGTVCRLVTFMTLFRQAYLMGIEPFFFSHAKKDNSGQAYSKLMTFFVVANCLMLLGLCANLEWIAHEYIRNKEYYSGIPIVPIVLVASVFLGIYLNLSIWYKLTDKTIFGAYISIIGAAVTIGINYFFIPEYGYWASAWATFASYFVMMVISFFLGQYYYPIPYNMKKLLVYLVLSILFSYLSYYTFSGNLILGNGLFLIFLGLVLFLEKDTIKNFRKS; the protein is encoded by the coding sequence TTGTACAAGAAACTTTTAGGACAGACAGCAATATATGGCTTCGGGACAATTATCATTCGACTTTTCCCTTTTATTATAAGCCCTTTTCTTACCCGCGCGTTTGGCCCACAGGCATTAGCTCCATTTGTCGATTTCTATTCTGTAGCCGGAATTATAGTGGTATTACTTTCCCACGGAATGGAAACTACATTCTTCCGTTTCGCCGAAAAAGAAGATGATACACAGAAATTAATTACCACATCAACTTTTAGTGTTGCCGGAGCATCTTTGCTTTTCATGTTGTTATGTTATATCTTCAGATATCCCATTGCAGATGCTTTCAAAACACCAGATCAGGTTAACTACCTTACCATGATGCTTTTTATACTTGGGATAGACGGGCTTAGTACAATGCCTTTTGTTATTCTGAGAAAAACAGGACGCCCAAAGAAGTTCGCTGTTATTAAAATCCTGAATGGTGTAATCAACTTTGTACTGCTTATTTTGTTCATTGTAATTTTACCTAAACTGGGGGACAAAGGACTCTTTGGTTTCACTTATAATAAAGAATTTGGGATAGGATATGTGTTTGTAGCCAACCTCATCGCCAGCATTGCCACATTCTTAATGCTTTTTAGGGAACTTAAGGAGGTTAAATTCTCTAAATTCAGCTTTCCGCTATGGAAAAAGATGATGGCGTACTCGTGGCCAATTACTATTGCCGGACTTGCAGGTGTCGTAAATGAAACCCTGGATCGTCAGTTTCTTAAATATCTTCTTCCGGAAGGCGAAAGTACACAACAAATGTCCATTTATGGGACAGTTTGCCGATTGGTTACTTTTATGACGCTATTCAGACAGGCGTATCTTATGGGAATTGAACCTTTCTTTTTCTCGCATGCTAAAAAAGATAATTCGGGACAGGCATACTCCAAACTAATGACCTTCTTCGTTGTTGCCAATTGCCTTATGCTTTTGGGCTTATGTGCTAACCTGGAATGGATTGCACATGAATATATCCGTAACAAAGAATATTACTCGGGGATTCCTATTGTACCAATCGTACTGGTGGCATCTGTATTTCTTGGAATATACCTTAACCTTTCTATATGGTACAAACTAACTGATAAAACCATTTTCGGGGCTTACATTTCCATTATTGGTGCTGCTGTAACCATTGGCATCAACTATTTTTTCATTCCGGAATACGGATACTGGGCCAGTGCCTGGGCAACTTTTGCATCTTATTTTGTAATGATGGTTATATCTTTTTTCCTTGGACAATATTACTACCCTATCCCGTACAATATGAAGAAGCTACTGGTGTATCTGGTACTTTCTATTCTGTTTTCCTACTTATCATATTACACCTTCAGTGGAAATTTAATTTTAGGTAACGGATTATTCTTAATATTTTTGGGACTTGTACTGTTCTTAGAAAAAGACACAATTAAAAATTTCAGAAAATCATAG
- the dut gene encoding dUTP diphosphatase has protein sequence MKIKVINKSKHDLPKYQTAQSAGMDLYANIEAPVTLQSLERRIIPTGLFIELPVGYEAQVRPRSGLAFKNGVTCLNSPGTIDADYRGEVGVILANLSKDEFTINDGDRIAQLVIAKHETAEWIPVESLEETERGAGGFGSSGIAKN, from the coding sequence ATGAAAATAAAAGTAATTAATAAATCTAAACACGATTTACCAAAATATCAAACCGCACAATCAGCAGGAATGGACCTTTATGCAAATATTGAGGCTCCTGTTACTCTACAATCTCTGGAAAGAAGAATTATCCCAACAGGGTTATTTATTGAACTTCCGGTAGGATACGAAGCTCAGGTAAGACCTAGAAGCGGGCTGGCTTTCAAAAACGGGGTTACCTGTCTGAATTCTCCTGGAACAATTGATGCTGATTACCGTGGAGAAGTTGGCGTTATTCTGGCTAATTTATCTAAAGATGAATTTACAATCAACGACGGAGACCGCATTGCCCAGTTGGTAATTGCCAAGCATGAAACAGCAGAATGGATCCCTGTAGAAAGTCTTGAAGAAACGGAACGTGGAGCCGGAGGATTTGGAAGTTCTGGTATTGCTAAAAACTAG
- a CDS encoding DUF4292 domain-containing protein produces the protein MKNPILYILVAASLASCASRNIAKETAPKNTHESIKDNASFFSHIQQPSAFDAVKISSKINIENGKFIPQLNAVFYIENNKKVWANITALFGLTGARGVATPEGIKGYEKINRTYIDSDFTYLNNLLGVNFINYQALQNLLTGRTFVPVNDKDFTLTQNAQGYNLKSVKPQEVTVDGKVSSYNVSIDYDSGFRLNKVQINDAKSDNQLEINYSDWVSANNENFPKNVKIIIKNKKTDQILIENTTFDFSRMDTPYSVPSNYTKKEIK, from the coding sequence ATGAAAAATCCAATTCTGTATATTCTTGTCGCTGCATCTCTGGCCTCTTGTGCATCCAGAAATATCGCAAAAGAAACTGCGCCTAAAAATACGCATGAATCTATAAAAGACAATGCGTCTTTCTTCTCACACATCCAACAGCCATCGGCTTTTGATGCTGTGAAAATCTCCAGTAAAATCAATATAGAAAACGGAAAATTCATTCCACAGCTCAATGCTGTTTTTTATATAGAGAACAACAAGAAAGTATGGGCGAACATTACAGCTCTTTTTGGACTAACAGGTGCCCGCGGAGTGGCTACTCCGGAAGGCATTAAAGGCTATGAAAAAATAAACAGAACCTATATTGATTCCGACTTTACCTATCTGAACAATCTCTTGGGCGTAAACTTTATCAATTATCAGGCACTGCAAAACCTATTAACAGGGAGAACTTTTGTTCCTGTGAACGATAAAGATTTCACCCTTACGCAAAACGCACAGGGCTATAATCTGAAGTCCGTAAAACCGCAGGAGGTTACCGTAGACGGAAAGGTTTCTTCATACAATGTAAGTATAGATTACGATTCCGGGTTCAGACTAAACAAGGTGCAAATTAATGATGCTAAATCTGATAATCAGTTAGAAATTAATTATTCAGACTGGGTAAGTGCCAACAATGAAAACTTTCCTAAGAATGTTAAAATAATTATAAAAAATAAAAAAACCGATCAAATTTTGATCGAAAATACGACCTTTGATTTTTCCAGGATGGATACACCGTATTCTGTGCCGTCTAACTATACAAAGAAAGAGATTAAATGA
- a CDS encoding murein hydrolase activator EnvC family protein, producing MTQKKLYFLLFSIISLGAFGQQKEKLQQQNADLKKQIATLNADLAKSQKESRLSVAYLQNLNQKIGLREKLYTNTQKEKRFIEDDIYRRQLEINKYNRELAVLRKNYADILVKAYKNKGVQNKVTFILSSKNLGEALRRIQYLKQYSDFQDKKAAEITDKTNQVKSTVALREKSKKDKEILMLNQQKELKTINVEREQKEVLLAEFKQNEAKIAAEIRQKQVESKKLEGEIRRIINEEIRIAKAKAEAERKAEEERRRLARIAAEKEKARIEAENRAKAEALERERKAAEAEARRAAELAAKKAADEKRRADEAAKAEANEKATAKKLAAEKESREAAARAKAAEDRAAAARDAEARLAKSNNDAKKAAEDKVMKDYGATTTSGSNFADNRGRMPFPVRGQITHRFGRQPHPVFKNIQEENSGIKISVPAGSVAKSVFPGVVSKILYVGGSKTVMVRHGSYFTIYSNLSSVSVSQNQQVSTGTPIGQVGLDLDGTYTLEFQIWNGNSPVDPLGWISN from the coding sequence ATGACACAAAAGAAGCTATACTTTCTCCTATTTTCCATCATAAGCTTAGGTGCTTTCGGGCAGCAAAAAGAAAAACTCCAACAACAGAATGCTGATCTTAAAAAGCAAATTGCCACTCTAAATGCTGATCTGGCAAAGTCGCAGAAAGAATCCCGCCTTTCCGTTGCTTATTTGCAGAACCTGAACCAGAAAATTGGTTTACGAGAAAAACTGTACACCAATACCCAGAAGGAGAAGCGCTTCATAGAAGATGACATTTACAGACGCCAGCTGGAAATCAATAAATACAACCGTGAATTAGCTGTTCTTAGAAAAAACTATGCTGATATCCTGGTAAAAGCCTATAAAAACAAAGGAGTCCAAAATAAGGTAACTTTTATTCTATCTTCTAAAAACTTAGGAGAGGCCCTTAGAAGAATTCAGTATTTAAAACAATATTCAGATTTTCAGGATAAAAAAGCAGCTGAAATTACAGATAAAACCAATCAGGTAAAATCAACTGTTGCATTACGCGAAAAATCTAAAAAAGATAAAGAAATTCTGATGCTGAATCAGCAGAAAGAGCTTAAAACGATTAATGTCGAGAGAGAGCAAAAAGAAGTTCTTTTAGCCGAATTTAAACAAAACGAAGCTAAAATTGCAGCTGAAATCCGCCAGAAACAGGTAGAATCTAAAAAGCTTGAAGGCGAGATCAGAAGAATTATCAACGAGGAAATTCGTATTGCTAAGGCCAAGGCCGAGGCGGAAAGAAAAGCGGAAGAAGAGAGAAGACGTTTAGCCAGAATCGCGGCTGAAAAAGAGAAAGCTCGTATTGAAGCAGAAAACCGTGCAAAAGCGGAGGCATTAGAAAGAGAAAGAAAAGCAGCCGAAGCGGAAGCGAGAAGAGCGGCTGAATTAGCAGCTAAAAAGGCAGCGGACGAGAAGAGACGTGCTGATGAAGCGGCAAAAGCAGAAGCTAATGAAAAAGCTACAGCTAAAAAATTAGCAGCTGAGAAAGAATCCCGCGAGGCGGCAGCAAGAGCTAAAGCAGCTGAAGACAGGGCTGCAGCAGCGAGAGACGCAGAAGCAAGACTGGCAAAATCAAATAATGATGCTAAGAAAGCAGCTGAAGATAAGGTGATGAAAGATTATGGTGCAACTACTACCTCGGGATCTAATTTTGCAGACAACAGAGGTCGTATGCCATTCCCTGTAAGAGGACAGATCACGCACCGCTTCGGGCGCCAGCCTCACCCAGTATTCAAAAATATTCAGGAAGAAAACTCCGGAATTAAGATTTCTGTACCTGCGGGTTCAGTTGCAAAATCTGTATTCCCGGGTGTTGTTTCTAAAATATTATATGTTGGTGGTTCCAAAACTGTAATGGTAAGACATGGTTCTTACTTTACCATCTACTCCAATCTAAGCTCAGTATCTGTATCTCAGAACCAACAGGTCTCTACAGGTACTCCAATAGGACAGGTAGGACTGGATCTGGATGGCACCTATACGCTGGAATTCCAGATCTGGAACGGAAACTCTCCGGTTGATCCACTTGGATGGATTTCGAACTAA
- a CDS encoding twin-arginine translocase TatA/TatE family subunit → MNNLAIILQLSITHVLIVLVILLLLFGGKKIPELMRGMGSGIKEFKDAVKEEDKKPENQDNKQA, encoded by the coding sequence ATGAACAATTTAGCAATCATATTACAGCTATCTATTACCCATGTTCTTATTGTACTGGTAATCCTTCTATTGTTATTCGGAGGTAAAAAAATCCCTGAATTAATGCGTGGTATGGGTTCTGGTATCAAAGAATTTAAGGACGCGGTAAAAGAAGAGGATAAAAAACCTGAAAACCAGGATAACAAACAAGCATAA
- a CDS encoding DUF4254 domain-containing protein, with translation MSLTKTAWDIFNQSIIQYHIQDHVDAPEQNPFSEGSLERLLYSKNWIDTVQWHLEDIIRDENISPDEALLIKRRIDASNQKRTDLVEYIDSYFFEKYKDVPAKADAKLNTETPAWAVDRLSILALKIYHMEQEANRETASVEHREKCAAKLAVLKEQHIDLSSAIEQLLTDISSGSVKMKTYKQMKMYNDESLNPILYQKKQQNG, from the coding sequence ATGTCCCTGACAAAAACAGCCTGGGATATTTTCAATCAGTCTATTATCCAGTATCATATTCAGGATCACGTAGATGCACCCGAGCAAAATCCATTCTCAGAAGGAAGTTTGGAACGGCTTTTGTATTCAAAGAATTGGATCGATACCGTTCAGTGGCATCTTGAAGACATTATCCGCGATGAAAATATTTCTCCAGATGAAGCGCTTCTTATAAAAAGAAGAATAGATGCCTCTAATCAGAAAAGAACTGATCTTGTGGAATACATAGACAGTTATTTTTTTGAAAAATATAAAGATGTTCCGGCAAAAGCAGATGCAAAACTGAATACAGAAACTCCGGCATGGGCCGTTGACAGATTATCAATTTTAGCATTGAAAATCTATCACATGGAGCAGGAGGCTAACAGAGAAACTGCAAGCGTGGAACATCGCGAAAAATGCGCTGCAAAACTAGCTGTACTCAAAGAACAGCATATAGATTTATCTTCAGCCATAGAACAGTTGCTTACTGATATAAGTAGCGGATCGGTTAAAATGAAAACTTACAAACAGATGAAAATGTATAATGATGAGAGTTTGAACCCGATCTTATATCAGAAAAAACAGCAAAATGGCTAA
- the ribA gene encoding GTP cyclohydrolase II, producing the protein MIKIQAESNVPTEYGQFRMIAFAENENDWMPHMAIVANNTDLSQTVNVRFHSECITGEVFHSRKCECGQQLDAAMRYTHEHGGVIIYLRQEGRNIGIINKLKAYALQEKGLDTVQANLQLGLPADDRDFSVAIEILDLLGIKSINLITNNPLKIKAVEESDIKLVDRIPLQMEATQESKDYLNVKKTYFGHYLDEQK; encoded by the coding sequence ATGATCAAAATACAGGCGGAATCTAATGTCCCTACAGAATACGGACAATTCCGGATGATTGCTTTTGCTGAAAACGAAAATGACTGGATGCCTCATATGGCAATCGTAGCCAACAATACAGACCTTAGCCAAACCGTAAATGTAAGATTCCATTCTGAGTGTATTACGGGTGAAGTTTTCCACTCCAGGAAGTGTGAATGCGGACAGCAGCTGGATGCTGCAATGCGATATACCCATGAGCACGGTGGTGTAATTATCTATCTTCGTCAGGAAGGTCGTAACATAGGTATTATCAACAAGCTAAAAGCTTATGCTCTTCAGGAGAAGGGTCTGGATACTGTACAGGCGAATCTTCAACTGGGTCTTCCGGCCGATGACCGGGATTTTAGTGTCGCTATCGAGATCCTGGATCTTTTAGGTATAAAATCTATCAACCTGATTACCAACAACCCGCTGAAAATAAAAGCGGTGGAAGAAAGCGATATAAAACTTGTAGACAGAATCCCTTTACAAATGGAGGCTACGCAAGAAAGTAAAGACTACCTCAACGTGAAGAAAACTTACTTTGGCCACTATCTGGACGAGCAAAAGTAA
- a CDS encoding glycoside hydrolase family 3 protein produces the protein MNKFFFYTFLTISVFLSPEYSAQYQPKNINKQELEKARQWVDKTYNSLSQDEKLGQLFITALYTNKDQNHINFVRQLVNKEKIGGIILMQDNAAQEIELVNEFQESSRVPLLIGMDAEWGLYQRIAAAHKFPWAITLGAIQDDKLVYEMASKIASDAKRMGVNWDFAPVVDVNTNPSNPIIGNRSFGSDVQNVIRKGLAYSNGLQDNGVLAAIKHFPGHGDTDKDSHMDLPVVKHNIDRLNNTELAPFKALMDKNVGGVMVAHLYVPALETKSGIPASVSYSIITDLLKKKFGYKGLIITDALNMGAVASRYKAGELDKKAFAAGNDIMLFSQGVSEGKKLIQQAIDSGEIPQSRIEESVKKILLTKYYLGLPNFKKISTNNINSDLNNESHAQLSEKLYANALTLLKNDQQLLPLQKNETVYYVPLEEAPYKTFASELGNNINLIVKKANEISSIPSGSKVIVGFHKDNSTAYKPYKISAASKAVLSKLSGNTKVILDVFGSPYALMDIDIQNIPAVLVSYENNEYSQKAAAKAFTGQTKINGRLPVLINNQLKYGDGQDL, from the coding sequence ATGAACAAATTCTTTTTTTATACCTTTCTTACGATATCCGTCTTTTTATCTCCGGAATATTCTGCACAATATCAGCCTAAAAATATCAATAAGCAGGAGCTGGAAAAAGCCCGTCAGTGGGTGGACAAAACATACAATTCTCTAAGTCAGGATGAAAAACTGGGACAGCTTTTCATCACCGCTTTATATACTAACAAAGACCAGAACCACATTAACTTTGTACGCCAGCTGGTGAATAAGGAAAAGATTGGAGGCATTATTCTGATGCAGGATAATGCCGCTCAGGAAATAGAGCTTGTTAACGAGTTTCAGGAGTCATCACGAGTTCCGCTTCTTATAGGAATGGATGCAGAATGGGGATTATACCAAAGAATTGCTGCTGCACACAAATTTCCTTGGGCTATTACATTGGGCGCCATTCAGGATGACAAACTGGTATATGAAATGGCCTCTAAAATTGCCAGCGATGCCAAGAGAATGGGGGTAAACTGGGATTTTGCTCCGGTTGTAGATGTTAATACCAATCCATCTAATCCTATTATCGGCAACCGTTCTTTCGGTTCGGATGTACAAAATGTCATCCGAAAAGGGCTAGCCTACAGCAACGGACTTCAGGATAACGGAGTTCTGGCAGCTATCAAGCATTTCCCCGGGCATGGAGATACCGACAAAGACTCCCACATGGATCTTCCGGTTGTAAAACATAATATAGACAGATTGAACAATACCGAACTGGCTCCTTTTAAAGCTTTAATGGATAAAAATGTGGGCGGCGTTATGGTTGCACATTTATACGTTCCGGCTCTGGAAACTAAATCCGGAATTCCGGCATCTGTCTCCTACTCTATTATTACGGACCTTTTAAAGAAAAAATTCGGGTACAAAGGACTTATTATTACAGATGCTCTGAATATGGGTGCTGTAGCCAGCAGATATAAAGCCGGAGAGCTGGATAAAAAAGCATTTGCTGCCGGAAATGACATTATGCTTTTTTCGCAGGGAGTATCCGAGGGGAAAAAACTTATTCAACAGGCTATTGATAGCGGAGAAATACCACAGTCTCGTATAGAAGAGAGTGTAAAGAAAATATTGTTGACCAAATACTATTTAGGTCTCCCAAATTTCAAAAAAATAAGCACCAATAATATTAACAGCGACCTCAACAACGAGAGTCATGCTCAGCTTTCAGAAAAGTTGTATGCCAATGCATTGACTTTACTGAAAAACGATCAGCAACTTTTGCCTCTGCAAAAGAATGAAACAGTATACTATGTTCCGCTGGAAGAAGCTCCTTACAAGACCTTTGCCAGCGAGTTGGGGAATAATATCAATCTTATTGTAAAGAAAGCAAATGAAATCAGCAGTATTCCTTCCGGTTCAAAGGTTATAGTAGGTTTCCACAAAGACAATTCCACAGCCTATAAACCTTACAAAATTTCTGCAGCCAGCAAAGCTGTTTTAAGTAAGTTGTCGGGAAATACAAAAGTAATATTAGATGTCTTCGGGAGTCCTTATGCATTAATGGATATAGACATACAAAATATTCCGGCAGTATTGGTTTCATACGAGAACAATGAATATTCCCAAAAGGCTGCAGCTAAAGCTTTCACAGGACAAACCAAAATAAACGGACGCCTTCCTGTATTGATTAACAATCAACTGAAATACGGAGACGGACAGGATCTTTAA
- the bshA gene encoding N-acetyl-alpha-D-glucosaminyl L-malate synthase BshA yields the protein MKIGILCYPTYGGSGIVATELGMLLADKGYEVHFMSSSMPARLDMTKPNIYFHKVNVEIYPLFKYQPYDIALSSTIYHVVKIYKLDLIHAHYAIPYAYAAYMAKQMLKDDGIETPLITTLHGTDITLVGQHPSYKKAVEFSINKSDVVTSVSESLMKDTYINFDIKKEIQVIPNFIDNEIFTTFNNCCRSQFAEDNERIMIHVSNLREVKRIQDVLETFKRVQEEIPTRLIIIGEGPEMERINTFLENNPELISKIRLMGKVNDLYQILAYADVFMLPSQQESFGLAALEAMAAGTPVISSNAGGIPEVNKHGVTGFIADVGDVDAMVEYTKKLFSDESLLAKMKINAKENALKFDIANILPLYEELYKEALIKVT from the coding sequence ATGAAAATAGGTATTCTTTGCTATCCCACTTACGGAGGAAGCGGGATTGTTGCAACAGAGCTCGGCATGCTATTGGCCGACAAAGGTTATGAGGTACACTTCATGAGTTCCAGTATGCCGGCGCGCCTGGATATGACCAAGCCTAATATATATTTCCATAAAGTAAATGTAGAAATCTATCCTTTATTCAAATATCAGCCTTATGATATTGCTCTTTCTTCTACCATTTATCATGTGGTGAAAATATATAAATTGGATCTTATTCATGCACATTATGCCATCCCTTACGCATATGCAGCTTACATGGCTAAGCAAATGCTAAAGGACGACGGTATAGAAACACCACTTATCACAACACTACACGGAACCGATATTACATTAGTGGGTCAGCATCCAAGCTATAAAAAGGCAGTCGAATTTTCTATCAATAAATCGGACGTTGTAACTTCTGTATCAGAAAGCCTGATGAAGGACACTTACATCAACTTCGATATCAAGAAGGAGATTCAGGTAATTCCTAACTTTATAGACAACGAAATCTTTACAACATTCAACAACTGTTGCAGATCTCAGTTTGCAGAGGACAATGAGCGTATTATGATTCACGTTTCTAACCTTCGTGAGGTTAAACGTATTCAGGATGTTCTGGAAACTTTTAAAAGAGTACAGGAAGAAATTCCGACACGTCTTATTATTATCGGGGAAGGTCCGGAAATGGAGCGTATCAATACTTTCCTTGAAAACAATCCGGAACTGATTTCCAAAATCAGATTAATGGGTAAAGTAAATGATCTTTATCAGATTCTGGCTTATGCAGATGTATTTATGCTTCCGTCTCAACAGGAGAGCTTCGGTCTTGCCGCTCTGGAAGCAATGGCTGCCGGAACTCCGGTAATCAGCAGTAATGCAGGCGGAATACCGGAAGTAAACAAACACGGAGTAACCGGATTTATTGCGGATGTTGGCGATGTAGATGCTATGGTGGAATACACTAAAAAACTGTTTTCCGATGAAAGCCTTCTGGCAAAAATGAAAATTAATGCCAAAGAGAATGCTCTGAAATTTGATATTGCAAATATTCTTCCATTGTATGAAGAATTGTATAAAGAAGCTTTAATAAAAGTAACTTAA
- a CDS encoding MBL fold metallo-hydrolase, with translation MKHILSVLCLLAVSFWLQLYNAQTPDAYVEVLGVAQDGGFPHMGCNKEGCNLAWEHPELRRNVSSLALVDPVQKKWWLFDATPDIRQQLHDFSQRHNREYPYLPEGVFITHAHIGHYTGLMEFGKEVMNTKQVKVYVLPKLKNFLENNGPWSQLVGLKNIEIIPLTAEQEVSIGNSLTVKAFTVPHRDEYSETAGFRMLTPKKKFLFIPDIDKWSKWNKNITEEVKNVDYAFLDATFYDQNEMGNRPVSEVPHPLVTETEDLFQKESAAVKKKIYFIHFNHSNRILWDKAIQGKVRDKGFNIAEEGKQY, from the coding sequence ATGAAGCATATTCTTTCTGTCCTTTGCCTGTTAGCTGTCAGCTTCTGGTTACAGTTATACAACGCACAAACTCCGGATGCTTATGTAGAAGTATTGGGTGTTGCTCAAGACGGAGGTTTTCCGCATATGGGATGTAATAAAGAAGGATGTAACCTGGCATGGGAACATCCGGAATTAAGAAGGAATGTGTCTTCTCTGGCTTTGGTAGATCCTGTTCAGAAAAAGTGGTGGCTCTTCGATGCTACACCAGATATCAGGCAGCAATTACACGACTTCTCGCAAAGACATAACCGGGAATACCCTTATTTGCCGGAAGGTGTATTTATTACCCACGCACATATCGGGCATTATACCGGATTAATGGAGTTTGGCAAAGAGGTTATGAATACCAAACAAGTTAAGGTATATGTATTGCCTAAACTAAAAAACTTTCTGGAAAACAATGGTCCATGGAGCCAGCTGGTCGGTCTGAAAAATATAGAGATTATTCCTTTAACTGCCGAACAGGAAGTAAGCATAGGCAACTCTTTGACAGTAAAGGCTTTTACCGTACCTCATCGGGATGAATATTCTGAAACAGCAGGTTTCAGAATGCTAACGCCTAAAAAGAAGTTCCTGTTTATTCCTGATATTGATAAATGGAGTAAGTGGAATAAAAATATTACCGAAGAGGTAAAAAATGTTGATTATGCATTTCTGGATGCTACTTTCTATGATCAGAATGAAATGGGTAATAGACCTGTTTCGGAAGTCCCACACCCTCTGGTTACCGAAACAGAAGATTTGTTTCAGAAAGAATCTGCAGCAGTGAAAAAGAAAATTTATTTTATCCACTTTAATCATTCTAACCGAATATTATGGGATAAAGCCATTCAGGGAAAAGTAAGGGATAAAGGCTTTAATATTGCTGAAGAAGGCAAGCAGTATTAA
- a CDS encoding DUF2851 family protein, with translation MNEKYLQHIWYYKKFSNTNFHTSEGESIEILDFGEWNMNAGPDFLFAKIKIGTTILAGNIEIHVKSSDWYFHQHSGDLAYNNVILHVVYTDDMDIGELRDKNVPTLILKNYIDESSLDSYSEKSFIPCEHLFTPSKIPAKHEEQVLLQKLEAKTIIYKRILERNKNNFEALLFQQLAYVFGLKVNAEIFHQMAYAIDYGTINKIRQNKVQLEALFYGMCGWLEEPVDSTMELWNREFRFLQSKFTLLDVRFSPKFSRLRPANFPTIRLSQLANLYAEQQNLFSIMIQNPDYQNIRTLLSALSASDYWTDHFSFGKMAQISFVKKLSPEFINLLFINCILPLQYFFQQLNSESKVGHIIDSYRNIPPEKNHIIKHWENLGIEFQNSLQTQAFLYQYKTFCKAKKCLNCAIGFQILKNAEQHKT, from the coding sequence ATGAATGAAAAATATTTACAGCACATTTGGTATTACAAAAAATTCAGTAATACCAATTTCCATACATCCGAAGGCGAAAGCATTGAAATCCTTGATTTTGGTGAATGGAATATGAATGCCGGTCCGGATTTTCTATTTGCGAAAATCAAAATAGGCACTACAATTCTGGCAGGCAATATAGAGATTCACGTAAAGTCTTCAGACTGGTATTTCCATCAGCATTCCGGAGATCTTGCTTACAACAATGTAATTCTCCATGTCGTCTATACAGATGATATGGATATTGGTGAACTTCGGGATAAAAATGTCCCAACGCTTATCTTAAAAAATTACATTGACGAATCCTCTCTCGATAGTTACTCAGAAAAAAGTTTCATCCCCTGTGAACATCTTTTTACACCATCAAAAATTCCTGCAAAACATGAGGAACAGGTTCTCCTGCAAAAGCTGGAAGCAAAAACCATTATTTACAAAAGGATACTGGAACGGAATAAAAACAATTTTGAAGCCTTGCTTTTTCAGCAGCTGGCTTATGTTTTCGGCTTAAAAGTAAATGCCGAAATCTTCCACCAGATGGCTTATGCTATAGATTATGGTACCATTAACAAAATTCGACAGAATAAAGTCCAACTGGAAGCCTTGTTCTACGGAATGTGCGGCTGGCTGGAAGAGCCTGTAGATAGCACTATGGAATTATGGAATCGTGAATTTAGGTTTTTACAATCTAAGTTTACATTATTAGATGTCCGTTTTTCACCAAAATTTTCACGCCTTCGGCCAGCCAATTTCCCCACAATAAGACTTTCGCAACTGGCCAATCTATATGCGGAACAACAGAATTTATTTTCAATAATGATCCAGAATCCCGACTATCAGAATATCCGGACTCTGCTTTCTGCTCTTTCTGCATCGGATTACTGGACGGATCATTTTAGTTTTGGGAAAATGGCTCAGATTAGTTTTGTAAAAAAGCTAAGCCCAGAATTTATCAACCTGCTGTTTATCAATTGCATTCTGCCTCTCCAATACTTTTTCCAACAGTTAAACTCGGAATCTAAAGTTGGTCATATTATTGATTCTTACCGAAATATTCCTCCTGAAAAGAACCATATTATAAAACATTGGGAAAATTTGGGTATAGAATTTCAGAACAGCCTGCAAACTCAGGCATTTCTCTATCAGTACAAAACTTTCTGTAAAGCAAAAAAATGCTTAAATTGCGCTATCGGATTTCAAATTCTGAAAAATGCTGAGCAACATAAGACATAA